A genome region from Anopheles stephensi strain Indian chromosome 2, UCI_ANSTEP_V1.0, whole genome shotgun sequence includes the following:
- the LOC118503554 gene encoding phospholipase B1, membrane-associated-like, whose translation MILRCSVVVWCVLALFLLPVTDGRRDTHVDVTDQQTVLDSVGMRSVFRFMRTFMYNIVGKTGQRKRGSFLQERIPPEVPFPCNVSLGRSAKPPTSVHKLRPGDINVIAAMGDSLTAGSGAAASGFVDLFQENRGLAWSIGGQWDWRNVTTLPNIMKVFNPKLVGYSLGDAYPFHRDSQFNMAEIGAVSYDIPYMARSMVQRIRRDPRVDWKRDWKLVTISIGGNDICTFVCTMRYPEQLPSKHRLRLQRTLRYLRDNMPRTFVNLVSVPSVAKVVMLQRKPFECASLHNGECSCWIGKLYNQSDASRARWRRIQNEMIRVEKEVAESKEFRGLDEFAVVYQPWSLNVTMKMNGKEVDYSLLSIDCFHMSQKGNAYAGAALWNNMLEPVGKKTPSWQPLMTNFKCPTKDSPYLGTYDNSGHS comes from the exons ATGATTCTTCGATGTTccgtggtggtgtggtgtgtactAGCACTGTTTCTGTTACCGGTAACGGACGGTCGGAGGGATACGCACGTTGACGTTACCGATCAGCAGACAGTGCTGGACAGTGTTGGTATGCGGAGTGTGTTTCGCTTCATGCGTACGTTTATGTACAACATCGTCGGCAAGACGGGACAGCGCAAGCGTGGGTCCTTTCTGCAGGAACGCATCCCTCCCGAAGTGCCATTTCCGTGTAACGTGTCGCTGGGCCGGAGTGCCAAGCCACCGACGAGTGTGCATAAGCTGAGACCAG GAGATATAAACGTGATCGCCGCCATGGGTGACTCGCTGACCGCTGGCAGCGGTGCAGCCGCGTCCGGTTTTGTCGACCTGTTCCAGGAAAATCGTGGCCTAGCGTGGAGCATCGGTGGCCAGTGGGACTGGCGCAATGTAACGACCCTGCCGAACATAATGAAGGTGTTTAATCCGAAG CTCGTCGGTTACTCGCTCGGTGACGCTTACCCGTTTCATCGGGACTCCCAGTTCAACATGGCCGAGATCGGTGCCGTTTCGTACGACATCCCGTACATGGCACGGTCGATGGTGCAGCGCATACGGCGCGATCCGCGCGTCGACTGGAAGCGCGACTGGAAGCTGGTAACGATTTCGATCGGTGGCAACGACATCTGCACGTTCGTCTGCACCATGCGCTACCCCGAACAGCTGCCCTCGAAGCACCGGTTACGGCTCCAGCGGACGTTGCGCTATCTGCGCGACAACATGCCGCGCACCTTCGTCAACCTCGTGTCGGTACCGAGTGTGGCGAAGGTGGTGATGCTGCAGCGGAAACCGTTCGAGTGCGCATCGCTCCATAATGGCGAGTGTTCCTGCTGGATCGGGAAGCTCTACAATCAGAGCGATGCCTCGCGGGCAAG ATGGAGACGGATACAGAATGAGATGATAAGGGTGGAAAAGGAAGTGGCAGAATCGAAAGAGTTCCGAGGACTGGACGAGTTTGCCGTCGTTTATCAACCATGGTCACTGAATGTGACG ATGAAAATGAATGGAAAGGAAGTTGACTACTCGCTGCTTTCAATTGATTGCTTCCACATGAGCCAGAAAGGAAATGC CTACGCCGGTGCCGCACTGTGGAACAACATGCTCGAACCCGTGGGGAAGAAAACCCCCAGCTGGCAGCCGCTTATGACAAACTTCAAATGTCCCACCAAAGACTCACCTTACCTCGGCACGTACGATAACAGTGGTCATAGCTAG